CGCGGTGATCTGGGCGCTGGCCGCGGCCGGGCTGTTCCACTTGCCGCCGTCTCAGCAGCAACCGTGGATCCCGCTCGTGTTCGTCGTCGGGACCGCCCTCGCCTTCACAGCCAGCAAGCTACCCGGCGTCCAGGCGATCCTCGCCGCCCCCGGTGCGCTGCGCCTGCTGGCGTGGCCGCAGGTGCTGCGCGTCGCGGGCGTCGTGTTCCTGGCCGCGATGATCATCGGCAAGCTCCCCGCCGCGTTCGCGCTGCCCGCGGGGCTCGGCGACATCGCGGTCGGGCTGGCCGCGCCGTTCGCGATCCGCAGCGGCCGCGTGCTGTGGCTCAACATCACGGGCTTGCTCGACCTGGTCGTGGCCATGACGCTCGGGTTCCTGACCGGGGTCGGCCAGCGGGTGGTTCTCGACGTGACGCCGTCCGCCGAGCAGGCAGGGACGTTACCGCTCGTACTGGTGCCGTTGGCCGCGGTCCCGCTGGCCGTCGCGCTGCACCTGGTGAGCTTTGTTGCGCTCGCACGGGAGAGCCGGAGGCGCGCAGTTGTTCCAGCGTGATTCGATGGCTGCCGTGGGCCGCACGGGAGTCCACTCTCGACAGCGTCCCGTTGGCGCCCGAGACTGAGACGGTCATGGGGTTGGAGTGAAGGGACAACGTTCTTGGTGAACTCCGACGCGGCGAAGCTGGCAGTGCTCATCGACGCGGACAACGCCCAGCCCGCCACCATCGACGGGCTCCCGGCCGAGGTCGCCAAGTACGGCACTGCCCATGTCAAACGCGCTTACGGCGACTGGACTGGCACGAACCTGCGCGGTTGGAAGGAGCAGCTGTTGACCGCGTCGATCCAGCCGATGCAACAGTTCTCCTACACCACCGGCAACAATGCCACCGACGCTGCGATGATCATCGACGCGGTGGACCTGCTCTATACCGAGCGGTTCGACGGATTCTGTCTGATATTCGGCGACGGCGACTTCACCCGCCTCGCCTATTCTCCGGTCTGAATTTTGTTCGAATTAACCCGTTCCCTGAGTGGGATTGCTCGTTCGTGTCGCAGCGGCCGCGACTACGGCCCGGGTATGACCATCACATCTTCCGCTGATAGTCCGCGTATGCCCTGAATCTGGTCGCCGAGGCGATCGCTCGGCGACGGTCGACAGATCCGACCGGCACCGAAGTGTCGTGGCACGGCTTCGGCGCCGCGGAGGCTGCGGGTGGGTTCTTCGCGCAGGCAACGGGAAGGATGCTGTGCCGGCCGGGAATACCCGGCCCGCGATGGCGGCAGTGGCCATGTGGCTGCGCGGCGCGCCGTCCTTGTGGGTCTTGAAGTTCGCTGTGGTTTCCTCGTCGGCCTCGGCGTTGTCGGTGCGCACGTTCTCGGCGATTAGCACCTCGTCCGGGTCGACCCAGATGACGGTGTCGACCTCGGCGTCCCACCGGGCGTGCAATGCCGCGTGCTGTTCGTCGGACAGTTCGTCCAGCGGGGTGTCCCCCAGGTCCGTCGACGACGTGTCGTCGTCGACGGCGCGGTCGGTGGCGGCACCGTCCAATTCGGACGCCGTGAGCTCGATGTCCGGGGTGGGTGTGGGGTCGTCGGTGTCGCGCTGGGTCGGCAGATCCATCGTGCTGGTCACGAAGGGCTCCTTCACGCGGGCCGGCCGGTCACCGCGTATCTCGGTGACCGGCCATGAACCCCGCACGGCGCCGCGTTCTCCGTGTAGCGGTGGAGGACGAGCGGAGTGCGGGGTGTCCCGGTCGGGACGCACTCGCCCGAGCGGGGCCGCCCGCGTCGGCGGGAAGTCCGCCCCGACCGGAACACTCGTGCCCGCTTTTCTCAGCGGAACAAACTCTTTCTCAACATCTTGTCCAGGTTCGCAGCGGAACGCTGCCGCTGTTCGCTGGGTGTTTTCACTTCCTGCCGCGGTCTACCGCGGAGCCCCGGAGGCATGCTCACGTCGGCGCCGAGTATTCCCATGTAGCGCTCCAGATCTCGAAGTACTACGCGTTCCACGGTGAGACCCTCGCGTTCGAGCCACCGCAGGTGGTCCACTACGAGGCCACGCGCGTCAACGCCCTTCGGACTCCACTGCCTCGACGAGGACGTCATCCGTGCCCCGGACGGCGTGCCGGGCCGCCGCGACACCGTGTGCTCGAGGTGCCGGTGAGGAACGAGGCCGGGCTGGAATTCTCGCGCGCATCCTCCGATCGGATTGGCCATGATCGACTTACGGCATCGATCGGGTGGCGGTGTGATGCTGCGGCTGGTGGCGGCCGGTCGCGGCGTCAGGGTGGGGTTTCAGTCGGTGATGGGGTGGTCGTCGACGACGGTCCAGGTTCCGTTGCGGCCGTCGCTGCCGAGGTAGTTGTGGACGAGGTAGCCGTCCATGGAGCGGGCGTAGACCTCGATGGAGCGACGTGAGGGGTGGTAGACGGCGGTGGGGGTGTTGCTGATGGTCCAGGTGCCGACGGTGGTCCAGGTGCCGTGGTTGCCGTCGGGCAGCAGGTAGTTGTGGAGCAGGAAGTCGTCGGTGGCGCGGGCGTAGATCTCCACCGAGCGGGAGTTGGGGTTGTAGACCGCGGCGGGGTTTTCGGTGATCTTCCAGTCCCCGACCACCGACCAGTAGCCGTTCTGGCCGTCGCTGCCGAGGTAGTTGTGCAGCAGGTAGCCGTCGGTGGCGCGGGCGTAGACCTCGACCGAGCGACGGGCGTCGTTGAACACCGCGGCCGGGGCCCCGGCGATCTTCCAGGTGCCGACGGTGGTCCAGGTGCCGTGGTTGCCGTCGGGCAGCAGGTAGTTGTGGAGCAGGAAGTCGTCGGTGGCGCGGGCGTAGATCTCCACCGAGCGGGAGTTGGGGTTGTAGACCGCGGCGGGGGTGTCGGCGATCTTCCAGTCCCCGACCATCGACCAGTAGCCGTTCTGGCCGTCGCTGCCGAGGTAGTTGTGCAGCAGGTAGCCGTCGGTGGCCTGGGCGTAGACCTCCACCGCCCGGGAGTTGGGGTTGTACACCGCTGCCGGTGAACCGGCGATCTTCCAGTCCCCGACCCGGGTCCACGGCCCGTATTTGCCGTCGGCTCCGATGTAGGAGTGGATCAGGTAACCGAGAGTGTCCCGGGCGTAGATCTCCACCGCACCCGAGTTCGGGTTGAACACCGACACCGGGCGGCCCACGATCTGCCATGGCCCGTTCACACTCCAGGCCCCCGATTTCCCGTCCGGCCCCAGATACGTGTGCCCCAGCAACCCATCGGTGCCCCGCGCGAACATCTCCACCGACGAGGTCACCGCATTGAACGTGCCCTCACCACCCGGCGGCGAAGCCAACACCGGAGCCGTGTCCTCGACGCCGGCTGGGCGGACGTACCGCACGCTGCCCCAGTCGGTGGCCCGGTGCCAGTCGTGGAACAGGACGCTGCCGGGAGAGGCGCCCTCGTTGCCGCCGACCGTCTGCACCATGCCGTCGCCGCGCACGCCGACCACCAGATTGACGTGCTCGGCCCAGCCGACCCCGTCGTAGTTGTAGACGACGGCGTCGCCGACGTGCGGCTCCCCGGTCGTCGTCCCGCGCTGCTGGCCGTAGGCCGCGACGCTCGCCGCGGCCGGGCCTACGCCCGCGGTGTCGATCCCGGCAGTGTCCCAGACCCACTTGACGAAGTCGGAACACCAGGCGTCCGGGTCGCACCGCCAGCCACCGGTCGAGCAGCCCTTGCCGAGCTGCCCCTGCGCGATCGCCGTGATGTCCTGCCCGGTGGCCGCGGCCGCTTCGGCGCCGCCGAACGGCACGCTCACCAGCATGGCCAGCGTCGCCCCGGCCAGTGTCGTGGCCACCTGTCTCGGCTTGGTCCTCATCTTCACCCCATCGTTCGGTGGCGGATCCCCCCGCCGGTCGAACCCAGAGTGGTCTTCCGGCCTCCAAAAAACCTGTGAACGCGTCTTGAGTTGTCCCGAATGTCCGGGAATGCTGCTCAAGAGCATGGGGGGTCGAATGAGGGTGCTGTTGCTCGGTCCTGTCCAGGTCGAGTCGGAGGGGCGCCAGTTGAGCCTGGGTGGTCCCAAGCCGCGCGGACTGCTGGCCGTGCTTGCCGCGAACGCCGGGCAGGTCGTTTCGCTCGACCAGCTGGTGGACGCGCTGTGGGGCGACGTCGTGGCGGTCGACGCCCGTGGCGCGATCTACACCTACGTGTCGACGCTGCGGCGGCAACTCGGCGACGCGCTGGTTCGCTCGGCGGGCGGCTACCTGCTGGACCTGCCGCCGGACGCCATCGACGTCACGTGCTTCGCGCGGCATGCGGCTGAAGCGCGTCGCGCCGCCGAGGCCGATGATCACGCGACCGCCGCGAAGAAGCTCAGGATCGGTCTCCAGCTGTGGCGCGGCGCGCCGCTCACCGGCGTTCAGGGCGGGTGGGCGGAAGCAGAGCGGGCACGGCTGACCGAGCAGCGCCTGGTGGCGATCGAAGACCGGATCGGCGCCGAGCTCGCTCTCGGCTGGGGCAACCGGCTCGTCGGCGAGATCACTGCTCTAAATACGGAGCACCCGCTCAGAGAACGGCTGCACGCCCACCGCGTGACCGCGCTGACCCAGTCCGGCCGCCGTGGTGAAGCCCTTGAGCACTTCCGCGGGGTGCGGCGCGAACTGGCCGACGAACTGGGCGTTGACCCCGGTCCGGAGCTGACGTCCGCCCACCAGAACGCCCTGCACGCGGACGCCCGGCCGAAAGTGCCGTTGCCCACGCCCGCGCAGCTCCCGGCCGACGTCGCCGACTTCACCGGACGCGCTGACGACGTCCGCGCGCTGATCGCCATGCTGACCGAGCGGCCGGGCGCTGCGGTGCGGGTCTGCGTGGTCTCCGGGCAGCCGGGCGCCGGCAAGAGCACCCTGGCCGGTCACGTCGCGCACCGGGTCCGCGGCGATTTCCCGGACGGCCAGCTCTATGCGGTGCTTTCGGGCACGCGGCCGGTGATCGCCGACCCGGCCGAGGTGCTCGGCGCGTTCCTGCGGGCGCTCGGCGTGCCCGACACGTCGATCCCGCCGACCGTCGAAGATCGCGCCACGCGGTTCCGGTCGGAGCTGGCCGGGCGGAAGGTACTGGTGGTGCTCGACGACGCCGCGCACGAACAACAAGTCCGGCCGTTGCTCCCGGGCGCCCCTGGGTGCGCGGTGCTGGTCACCAGCCGGAACAAGCTCAGCGCACTGGAGGGCGCCCGCCGGCGTGACCTGCGGGTGCTGCCGGATCCCGAAGCGCTGCGGTTGCTGGACGTCGTCGTCGGGGACGGGCGCGTCGGCGGGGAACCAGCGGCGGCCACGGAGATCGTCCGGCTGTGCGGCAGGCTCCCACTTGCCGTGCGGATCGCGGGCGCGCGCCTGGCGGCGCGAAGGCACTGGCCGCTGGCCAAGCTGGCGGCGCGGCTCCGCACCGAACGCAGTGTGCTCGCCGAGCTGGCGATCGGCGACCTCGAGGTGCGCGGCAGCCTTGCGCTGAGCTACCACAGCCTCGCGGAACCGGAGAGGACAGCACTGCGGCGCCTGGGTTTCCTGGCGGTACCGTCGTTCGCGCCCTGGTTGCTGGCGCCCCTGCTGGACTGCCCGATGCCCGAAGCCGACGACGTCCTCGAACGGCTCGTGGACAGCAGGCTCGTCGACGTCGTTTCCGGTGACCGGTACGTGCTCCACGACCTGACGCGGGTGTTCGGCCGGGAGCGCGCCCTGGCTGACGAGCCGCTCGAGGACCTGAAGGCCGCGGTCGCCCGGGTCGGCGAGGTCTACCTCACGTTGGTGCAGCGCGCGTCGACGCTGCTACCCAACGCCGTGCGGCTGCCGACGCCGCCGCTGCCGGCCGACTGCTGGCTGGACCAGCCCCTGCTCGACGAGCTGCTCACCGAACCGGACCGGTGGTTCGACTGGGAGCAGAACGGGCTGGTCGCGGTCGTCGAACTGGCCGGCGAACTGGACCTATCCGGGCTCGCGGCCGGGCTCGCGGCGGCGCTGAGTTCGTCGTCGTTCGCGCTGAACAACCAGTTCACCCTGTGGTGGCGGACCCATCAGGCGGCGCTCGCCGCCGCCCAGCGGACCGGCGACCGCAGGGCCGAGGGCCAGCTGCTGTGCGGCCTCGGCTGGCTGCGCTACGAGCAGGACCGGCTGGACGAGGCCGCCGACTACTACCGGCGAGCGCTGGAAGCGTGGATCAGCGACGGCGACTTGCAGCGCCAAACTACTACCCGGATCGAGCTCAGCCGGGTCTACCGGGAGCAGGGCGGTCTCCGGGCGGCGGCGGCCCTGCTCGCCGAGACGATCCCGGTGCTCAAGCTGATGAACGACCCGGACACCCTAGCCCGCGCCTACCACGCGGCCGGGCTCACCCACACCGAACTCGGCCACCTCGACGTGGCACTCGACGCCTGCGAGCAGGCGGTGAACTGCTATGCCGAAACGGACCCGGTGCACGGGGTCGCACTGGTGCTCCGGTCGATCAGCCTGGTTCACCGAGCTGCGGGCAGGCTGGACGAAGCCGCCGCCCACGGCGAGCGTGCGCTGGAGATCTTCACGTCCGTCGGGGACCGGCTGATGACCGCGTACGCGACGCAGTCACTCGCGAAGATCCGGATCAGGCAGGGGCTGGGTGCGACCGAGCGACGGAGGCTGTCGAAAAGCCTCGAAGTCTGCAATGACATGCAGGACTCCTTCGGCCAGGCCCTGATCCTGCGGACGCTCGGCGAGTTGGAGCTGGCCGCAGGCGATCCCGAGGCGGCGAAGCCGCTGCTGAAGCGCGCACTGGAGTGGTGGGACGCGCTCAATCTGCCGTTGTGGCGGGCTCGAACGCTCCGCGACCTGTCCGTCGTCCTGGCCCTGGCAGGTGATGGTGCGGGCTCCGACCGGGTGTGGATGGAAGCACACGAGCTGTTCGAACAGAACCACAGCCGGGAGGCGGGAGAGCCCCGGCCGGTACCTCAAAAGCCGTCCAAAGGTTTTTCGGATGTCGGCTCGCCATGATCGTCCCCATGACCAGGACCTTCCGGCGGCTGGTGACCACCACCGCACTCGTGATCGCAAGTCAGTTCGCAGGCGGTGTCGCCCTCGCCGCGCCGCCTCCCGACGTGATCGCCGACGCGGCGCGCGAAGGGGCCATCACCCTTTCGCCCGTCTCGGCGGCCAGTGCCGAAGACTTCATCAACGCCGCGGGCCCGGCGGCTCAGCGCGGGCAGGCCGACTACGGCGTCCCCGCCTCGGTGACGGTGGCGCAGGCCATCCAGGAATCGAACTGGGGCCAGGCGGCGCCGGGGAACAACCACTTCGGCATCAAGTGCTTCAACGGCCCCGGTCCGATCGCCAACGGCTGCCAGGACTTGCCGACACATGAGTGCTGCCCGGACCACGTGGTGATCGCGTCGTTCCGGACGTATGCGTCCATGGAGGACTCGTTCCGAGATCACGGGCTGTTCCTGCGGGAGAACTCGCGCTACGCCAACGCGTTCAATTTCACGAACAACCCCGACCAGTTCATCCGCGAAGTGCACAAAGCGGGTTATGCCACCGACCCGAACTACGCGAACTCGATCATCAACCTGATGAGCACCTACGACCTTTACCGCTTCAACACGGCTCCGGTGTTGGCTTCGCCGCCGGGTGGTGAGGGCACGTTCAATGCGGTGACCTCGTCGGTGGAGATGTTCGCGCGGGGCACCGATGGGTTGCTGGGGCACACGTATCTGGGGCCGGACGGGAAATCGGGGGCCTGGAGTGTGAACGGGCCATGGCAGATCGTGGGCCGCCCGGTGTCGGTGTTCAACCCGAACTCGGGTGCGGTGGAGATCTACGCCCGGGACACTCTCGGTTACCTGATCCACTCCTACATCGGAGCCGACGGCAAATACGGGCCGTGGACCCGGGTCGGGGACTGGAAGATCGCCGGTTCACCGGCAGCGGTGTACAACCCCAACTCCCGGGCGGTGGAGGTCTACGCCCAGGCCACCGACGGCTACCTGCTGCACAACTACCTCGGCAGCGACGGCCAGAACGGCTACTGGTCGATGGTCGGGGACTGGAAGATCGCCGACACCCCCGCCGCGGTCTACAACCCCAACTCCCGCTCGGTGGAGATCTACGCCCGCGCCACCGACGACTTCCTGCTCCACAACTACCTGCTGCCCGACGGCAACCACGGCACCTGGACCACCGTCGGCACCTGGAAGATCGCCGGGGCCCCGGCCGCGGTGTTCAACGACGCCCGTCGCTCGGTCGAGGTCTACGCCCGCGCCACCGACGGCTACCTGCTGCACAACTACCTCGGCAGCGACGGCCAGAACGGCTACTGGTCGGTGGTCGGGGACTGGAAGATCACCGAAAACCCCGCCGCGGTCTACAACCCCAACTCCCGCTCGGTGGAGATCTACGCCCGCGCCACCGACGACTTCCTGCTCCACAACTACCTGCTGCCCGACGGCAACCACGGCACCTGGACCACCGTCGGCACCTGGACCATCAGCAACACCCCCACCGCCGTCTACCACCCCTCACGTCGCTCCATCGAGGTCTACGCCCGCTCCATGGACGGCTACCTCGTCCACAACTACCTCGGCAGCGACGGCCGCAACGGAACCTGGACCGTCGTCGACGACCACCCCATCACCGACTGAAACCCCACCCTGACGCCGCGACCGGCCGCCACCAGCCGCAGCATCACACCACCACCTGTCCTCTCCCGCTGCCCAGTCCGGTCTGGTCGGTGTCGGGGCCTGCCGGATGGGGCTGGACCTGCCGGAACGAGGTTGCAAGTCAGGGTAATTATGGCGCCGTTTTGCGCGCCGCAGCCTTTGGGAACACAAGGTTTGAGGTCGACGAGCAGCAGCCCGTTCGTCACCGGACGCTGCGCATCATCCGCGGCACCCGCGCGTGGGCGTCCGGCTACGACGTGGCCGTCCTGCCGCTCGCGGCGCTCGGCCTGCCCAGCTGTCTCATCGGGGTGCGGCGACGTCGCTGTCCGCGGTGCTGGTGTCCGGCTGCGCTCGTTCGACAGTTCCGGTGGTGGCTGAGTGAGTCGGCGAATTGCCGGGCAAGGTGCCGGGTCAGACTTGCCTTGTCGGTTCCGGCGGCGCCGGTGACCAGGAAAACTCGGGCGGACGAGGCCAGGAGGCTGCGCGCGTGGTCAACGAGCCCGTCCGGTGCGGTGCAGGTGTGATGTCCGGGGACGTTGTCTCGAGTTGAGGTGGCTTGGTGACGGCCTGTCGTGCTGACAGGTGAAGTGTCGTCTGCCACGAGCATGGGACCACCTGAGCACTTGTTTGCCATGAGCATGGGACCACCTCGATCAGGGTTTTGCCACTGATGGGACCACCACCCGGATGTGTCCGTGTGGCGTCCCGACCTCCGGTCGTCTGCCGTTTGTGCTGGTCAGATGGCGTATCGGGAGGTTTCGGTGATCGAGATCAAGGAAGTGCTGCGGCTGTGGCTGGCAGGCCACTCGCTGCGTGAGGTGACCCGGCTGGCCGGGCTGGACCGCAAAACCGTCCGCCGGTACGTCCAGGCCGCGCAGGCGGCCGGCGTGGCCCGCGAGAGCGGCGACGGGCAGCTGACCGAGGAGGTCCTCGGAGCGGTGGTGGCCGTGGTCCGCCCAGACCGGCCCCGCGGCAACGGCGCGTCGTGGGAGGCGATCGCGGCGCAGCGCGAGCAGCTGCAGACATGGCTGAAGCAGGACCTGACGCTAGCGAAAATTCACATGCTGCTCGGACGTCGCGGTGTGGTGGTGCCGTATCGGACCTTGCACCGGTTCGCGGTAGCAGAGCTGGGATTCGGTCGAAAGCAGCCGACGGTGCGGGTGGCTGATGGCAAGCCGGGCCAGGAGGTCCAGGTCGATTTCGGCCGTCTCGGGCTGGTCCCGGACCCGGCCACCGGCGGTCGGCGGGTCGCCCAGGGGTTGATCTTCACCGCGGTCTACTCGCGGCACATGTTCGTCTATCTGACGCTGCGGCAGACCCTCGATGCGGTGGTGGCCGGGTTCGAGGCCGCGTGGGTGTTCTTCGGCGGTGTCTTCGCGGTTGTGGTGCCAGACAACATGAAGTCGATCGTGGACCAGGCCGACGCGACCGATCCGCGGTTGAACGACGCGTTCCGCGAGTACGCCCAGTCCCGCGGGTTCGTGGTGGACCCGGCGCGGGTCCGGCATCCTCGGGACAAGCCGAGGGTCGAGCGGTGTGTGCAGTATGCGCGGTCGAATTTCTTTGCGGGAGAGGACTTCCGTGACATCGACGACTGCCGGGCCCGCGCAGTCATCTGGTGCACGAAGGTCGCGGGGACCCGCATCCACGGCACCACCGCGCAACGGCCGGGTGAGGTGTTCGACGCCGAGGAACGCCCGCTGTTGCTGCCGGTGCCGGCTGAGGGGTTCGTGATCCCGTCCTACACGAGGCCGAAGGTGGCCCCGGATCGGCATGTCGAGGTCGCCAGGGCTCTCTACTCGGTGCCGGGTGACCTTATCGGGCAACGGATCCTGGCCCGCGCCGACGGCACGACGGTCAAGCTCTACTGGCGCAGTCAGCTGATCAAGGTCCACCCGCACCAGCAACCCGGGCGGCGGCGCACCGACCCGGCGGACCTGCCCAGCGAGGTGACCGCCTACGCGATGCGCGACCTTGACGCGTTGCACCGCCGGGCTGCCGCGCACGGCGAGCACATCGCCGCCTACACCACCGCGCTGCTGGAGCATCCGTTGCCCTGGACGAAAATGCGGCAGGTCTATCGGCTGCTCGGTTTGGTCCGCCGGCATGGCGCCGACGCGGTCGAGGAGGCCTGCGGCCGCGCGTTGGAGGCCGAGGCGGTCAACGTCGGTCTGATCGATCGCATGCTCACCCGCGGCCTGGACGGCCAGCCCGCCAGTGCGCCGGCAGCTCCGGTTCAGGGCAAGTCCGCGAGCCGGTTTGTCCGCGACAGCAAGGACTTCACCGTCAGGAGGCCCTCATGAGCCCCGCCAACCGCACCCCGCGGACCGCGGCACCGAAGCCGATCGAGGTCACCGCGGAGCTGAAGACGCTGCTGCGGCGACTGAAGCTCGGCCGCCTGCTCGACACTCTGCCCGAACGACTCGCCCTCGCGCGCGCCGAGCATCTGCCGCATCACGACTTCCTGGAGATGCTGCTTGCTGACGAGGTCACCCGCCGCGACCGCCAATCAGCTCTGGTGCGCGCGAAGACCGCGCACCTGGAACCCGGGATGCATCTGGACGCCTGGGACGAGTCGACGAAGGTCACCTACGACCGGGCGCTCTGGGCCGAGCTGACCTCGCTGCGGTTCCTCGCCGACTCCTACAACGTGCTCATCATGGGCCCGGTCGGGGTCGGGAAAACTTTCCTGGCCAACGCTTTGGGTCATGC
This genomic window from Amycolatopsis mongoliensis contains:
- a CDS encoding NYN domain-containing protein — protein: MNSDAAKLAVLIDADNAQPATIDGLPAEVAKYGTAHVKRAYGDWTGTNLRGWKEQLLTASIQPMQQFSYTTGNNATDAAMIIDAVDLLYTERFDGFCLIFGDGDFTRLAYSPV
- a CDS encoding glucosaminidase domain-containing protein produces the protein MTRTFRRLVTTTALVIASQFAGGVALAAPPPDVIADAAREGAITLSPVSAASAEDFINAAGPAAQRGQADYGVPASVTVAQAIQESNWGQAAPGNNHFGIKCFNGPGPIANGCQDLPTHECCPDHVVIASFRTYASMEDSFRDHGLFLRENSRYANAFNFTNNPDQFIREVHKAGYATDPNYANSIINLMSTYDLYRFNTAPVLASPPGGEGTFNAVTSSVEMFARGTDGLLGHTYLGPDGKSGAWSVNGPWQIVGRPVSVFNPNSGAVEIYARDTLGYLIHSYIGADGKYGPWTRVGDWKIAGSPAAVYNPNSRAVEVYAQATDGYLLHNYLGSDGQNGYWSMVGDWKIADTPAAVYNPNSRSVEIYARATDDFLLHNYLLPDGNHGTWTTVGTWKIAGAPAAVFNDARRSVEVYARATDGYLLHNYLGSDGQNGYWSVVGDWKITENPAAVYNPNSRSVEIYARATDDFLLHNYLLPDGNHGTWTTVGTWTISNTPTAVYHPSRRSIEVYARSMDGYLVHNYLGSDGRNGTWTVVDDHPITD
- a CDS encoding AfsR/SARP family transcriptional regulator produces the protein MLLKSMGGRMRVLLLGPVQVESEGRQLSLGGPKPRGLLAVLAANAGQVVSLDQLVDALWGDVVAVDARGAIYTYVSTLRRQLGDALVRSAGGYLLDLPPDAIDVTCFARHAAEARRAAEADDHATAAKKLRIGLQLWRGAPLTGVQGGWAEAERARLTEQRLVAIEDRIGAELALGWGNRLVGEITALNTEHPLRERLHAHRVTALTQSGRRGEALEHFRGVRRELADELGVDPGPELTSAHQNALHADARPKVPLPTPAQLPADVADFTGRADDVRALIAMLTERPGAAVRVCVVSGQPGAGKSTLAGHVAHRVRGDFPDGQLYAVLSGTRPVIADPAEVLGAFLRALGVPDTSIPPTVEDRATRFRSELAGRKVLVVLDDAAHEQQVRPLLPGAPGCAVLVTSRNKLSALEGARRRDLRVLPDPEALRLLDVVVGDGRVGGEPAAATEIVRLCGRLPLAVRIAGARLAARRHWPLAKLAARLRTERSVLAELAIGDLEVRGSLALSYHSLAEPERTALRRLGFLAVPSFAPWLLAPLLDCPMPEADDVLERLVDSRLVDVVSGDRYVLHDLTRVFGRERALADEPLEDLKAAVARVGEVYLTLVQRASTLLPNAVRLPTPPLPADCWLDQPLLDELLTEPDRWFDWEQNGLVAVVELAGELDLSGLAAGLAAALSSSSFALNNQFTLWWRTHQAALAAAQRTGDRRAEGQLLCGLGWLRYEQDRLDEAADYYRRALEAWISDGDLQRQTTTRIELSRVYREQGGLRAAAALLAETIPVLKLMNDPDTLARAYHAAGLTHTELGHLDVALDACEQAVNCYAETDPVHGVALVLRSISLVHRAAGRLDEAAAHGERALEIFTSVGDRLMTAYATQSLAKIRIRQGLGATERRRLSKSLEVCNDMQDSFGQALILRTLGELELAAGDPEAAKPLLKRALEWWDALNLPLWRARTLRDLSVVLALAGDGAGSDRVWMEAHELFEQNHSREAGEPRPVPQKPSKGFSDVGSP
- the istA gene encoding IS21 family transposase encodes the protein MIEIKEVLRLWLAGHSLREVTRLAGLDRKTVRRYVQAAQAAGVARESGDGQLTEEVLGAVVAVVRPDRPRGNGASWEAIAAQREQLQTWLKQDLTLAKIHMLLGRRGVVVPYRTLHRFAVAELGFGRKQPTVRVADGKPGQEVQVDFGRLGLVPDPATGGRRVAQGLIFTAVYSRHMFVYLTLRQTLDAVVAGFEAAWVFFGGVFAVVVPDNMKSIVDQADATDPRLNDAFREYAQSRGFVVDPARVRHPRDKPRVERCVQYARSNFFAGEDFRDIDDCRARAVIWCTKVAGTRIHGTTAQRPGEVFDAEERPLLLPVPAEGFVIPSYTRPKVAPDRHVEVARALYSVPGDLIGQRILARADGTTVKLYWRSQLIKVHPHQQPGRRRTDPADLPSEVTAYAMRDLDALHRRAAAHGEHIAAYTTALLEHPLPWTKMRQVYRLLGLVRRHGADAVEEACGRALEAEAVNVGLIDRMLTRGLDGQPASAPAAPVQGKSASRFVRDSKDFTVRRPS
- a CDS encoding CHAP domain-containing protein, whose amino-acid sequence is MRTKPRQVATTLAGATLAMLVSVPFGGAEAAAATGQDITAIAQGQLGKGCSTGGWRCDPDAWCSDFVKWVWDTAGIDTAGVGPAAASVAAYGQQRGTTTGEPHVGDAVVYNYDGVGWAEHVNLVVGVRGDGMVQTVGGNEGASPGSVLFHDWHRATDWGSVRYVRPAGVEDTAPVLASPPGGEGTFNAVTSSVEMFARGTDGLLGHTYLGPDGKSGAWSVNGPWQIVGRPVSVFNPNSGAVEIYARDTLGYLIHSYIGADGKYGPWTRVGDWKIAGSPAAVYNPNSRAVEVYAQATDGYLLHNYLGSDGQNGYWSMVGDWKIADTPAAVYNPNSRSVEIYARATDDFLLHNYLLPDGNHGTWTTVGTWKIAGAPAAVFNDARRSVEVYARATDGYLLHNYLGSDGQNGYWSVVGDWKITENPAAVYNPNSRSVEIYARATDDFLLHNYLLPDGNHGTWTTVGTWTISNTPTAVYHPSRRSIEVYARSMDGYLVHNYLGSDGRNGTWTVVDDHPITD
- a CDS encoding ATP-binding protein, whose amino-acid sequence is MSPANRTPRTAAPKPIEVTAELKTLLRRLKLGRLLDTLPERLALARAEHLPHHDFLEMLLADEVTRRDRQSALVRAKTAHLEPGMHLDAWDESTKVTYDRALWAELTSLRFLADSYNVLIMGPVGVGKTFLANALGHAAVRRKYTVHTERADKVFKRLKAARLDHTYDEEMRKLHRVELLILDDLALHPLDALQTNDFYQLIVERHREASTIVTSNREPPEILAMMADPLLAQSAIDRFQSAAFELVIEGESYRQRQKPTIATLADRHDDSQS